The Nitrosopumilus sp. genome includes a window with the following:
- the trxB gene encoding thioredoxin-disulfide reductase — protein MMAADAGATVLETNDDKPKTPDKSKTKFDVVIIGAGPSGYTAGIYCSRAGYDTLILSGLLPGGQLVNTTEVENYPGFENGIMGPDLMIDMRKQSQRMGTTIIDDEVVNVDLRRAPFKVLTASEEYEARAVIIATGANPRKLGLEGEQTFGGKGVSYCATCDGPFFRNQEIVVVGGGDSAIEEATFLTKFATIVHLIHRRGELRASKVMQERAFNNNKIKFHWDSAVTDIKGDQKMQQVIIKNLKTGEEKTLDAGGLFVAIGHEPNTKLFKSQIELDDEGYVVLKNKTYTNIEGVFAAGDVHDRIYRQAITAAGFGCMAAIDVDKYLTESTDKQ, from the coding sequence ATGATGGCCGCAGATGCTGGTGCAACAGTATTAGAAACAAACGATGATAAACCCAAAACACCTGACAAAAGTAAAACAAAATTTGATGTAGTGATAATTGGTGCAGGGCCTTCAGGATACACTGCTGGAATTTACTGTTCAAGAGCAGGCTATGATACACTAATTTTATCTGGATTACTTCCAGGAGGCCAGTTAGTTAATACAACGGAGGTCGAGAATTACCCTGGTTTTGAAAATGGAATAATGGGTCCAGATTTGATGATAGACATGCGAAAGCAATCTCAAAGAATGGGAACAACCATTATTGATGATGAAGTAGTAAATGTTGATTTGAGACGAGCCCCATTCAAAGTTTTAACAGCATCAGAAGAATACGAAGCACGAGCAGTGATAATAGCAACAGGTGCAAATCCTAGAAAATTAGGACTAGAAGGTGAACAGACGTTTGGAGGTAAAGGTGTTTCATATTGTGCAACATGCGATGGTCCGTTTTTTAGAAATCAAGAAATTGTAGTTGTAGGTGGAGGTGATTCAGCTATTGAAGAAGCAACATTCCTAACAAAATTTGCAACGATTGTTCATCTAATACATCGTAGAGGTGAATTACGCGCAAGTAAAGTAATGCAAGAAAGAGCATTTAACAATAATAAAATCAAATTTCATTGGGATTCAGCCGTTACAGATATCAAAGGGGATCAAAAAATGCAACAAGTAATTATAAAAAATCTAAAAACAGGTGAAGAGAAAACACTTGATGCTGGAGGTTTATTTGTTGCAATTGGACATGAACCAAACACAAAGTTATTCAAAAGCCAAATTGAGTTAGACGATGAAGGTTATGTTGTTTTAAAAAATAAGACATATACAAACATAGAAGGAGTTTTTGCAGCTGGAGATGTACATGATAGAATTTATAGACAAGCAATTACAGCTGCAGGATTTGGTTGTATGGCGGCAATAGATGTAGATAAGTATCTAACAGAAAGTACCGATAAACAGTAA
- a CDS encoding CBS domain-containing protein — MNSTFVNQIMSKNVLTLDGTVSLQEAAEKMKNLKVGCVIILHNKNPVGIITERDFVTKVAAEGRPLFTAISEVMSSPLITIDSEETVWEASELMKEKQIHKLPVKENDQIVGIVTTTDIVKISSVGSDSEMRRICDQILLRMKNK; from the coding sequence ATGAACAGTACCTTTGTAAATCAAATAATGAGTAAAAATGTGTTAACTCTGGATGGAACTGTTTCATTACAGGAAGCTGCAGAAAAAATGAAGAATCTAAAAGTAGGTTGTGTGATAATCTTACACAATAAAAATCCAGTTGGAATTATTACCGAGAGAGACTTTGTTACTAAAGTGGCTGCGGAGGGAAGACCGTTGTTCACCGCAATTTCAGAAGTAATGTCGTCTCCATTAATCACAATTGATTCTGAAGAAACAGTTTGGGAAGCATCTGAATTAATGAAAGAAAAGCAAATTCACAAACTTCCTGTCAAAGAAAACGATCAGATTGTTGGAATCGTAACAACTACAGATATTGTAAAAATATCTAGTGTAGGATCAGATTCTGAAATGCGTAGAATCTGTGATCAGATACTTTTGAGAATGAAAAACAAGTAA
- a CDS encoding universal stress protein, which translates to MRIKTKKILVPLDGSKNSLRGLDMAIHIARQSQGTITALAVKSVPGIHAIHPLGFLDFNSMTEVKKILEDAKGKAAQRGIQLTGKAISGDPGYDIARFANNSKNGIDLVVIGARGLGSAKEIFLGSVSNYVLHKSKKPILIVK; encoded by the coding sequence GTGAGAATTAAGACTAAGAAAATACTTGTTCCACTTGATGGCTCAAAAAACTCACTTCGTGGTTTAGATATGGCCATTCATATTGCAAGGCAATCTCAAGGAACCATAACTGCATTAGCAGTAAAATCAGTACCTGGAATACATGCAATTCATCCTCTTGGGTTTCTTGACTTCAATTCCATGACAGAAGTAAAAAAAATCCTTGAAGATGCAAAAGGTAAGGCAGCACAAAGAGGAATTCAATTAACTGGGAAAGCAATATCAGGAGATCCAGGATACGACATTGCTCGATTTGCAAATAATTCTAAAAATGGTATCGATTTGGTGGTTATTGGTGCACGTGGACTTGGCTCCGCTAAAGAGATCTTCTTAGGAAGTGTTTCTAATTATGTATTACACAAATCCAAAAAGCCTATTTTAATTGTAAAATAG
- a CDS encoding CBS domain-containing protein produces the protein MDVKNLKLSKLISKPITVNSNITLMKVREILLKNKTKRVIILDKKFPLGVITERDIAKKIYELGTKPIDSVKAKEFIQKKLFTLTKENSVQECAKMMKKHRISLIIIMNNDKTFDGIVTETDLVKAFLIKESTQIKISKIMKKEVVTAEPSDPILHVESLLIKYGISRVIIKRNQKPIGVITFRDFVPAKIPQWIAESADPKEVQEYKFKKGLKEIHSNQMSYLFPFHATDIMSSNLISIEMNKDVKLAITLMIKYDISGLPVVHKSKLVGIVTKSDIVNILAE, from the coding sequence GTGGATGTAAAAAATTTAAAACTATCCAAATTAATATCAAAACCAATCACAGTAAATTCAAACATAACTCTTATGAAAGTAAGAGAAATCTTACTAAAAAACAAGACAAAACGAGTAATAATTTTGGACAAGAAGTTCCCATTGGGAGTAATAACTGAGAGAGATATTGCCAAAAAAATTTATGAATTAGGAACAAAACCAATTGACTCGGTAAAAGCAAAAGAATTCATTCAAAAAAAATTATTTACACTAACTAAGGAAAATTCAGTTCAAGAATGTGCAAAAATGATGAAAAAACATCGAATTAGTCTAATAATTATTATGAATAATGATAAAACATTTGATGGGATTGTAACAGAGACAGATCTTGTAAAAGCATTTCTCATAAAAGAGTCAACACAAATAAAAATTTCTAAAATAATGAAAAAGGAAGTGGTTACTGCAGAACCAAGTGATCCTATATTACATGTTGAAAGTTTATTGATAAAATATGGAATTTCAAGAGTAATCATAAAAAGAAATCAGAAACCCATAGGAGTAATCACCTTCAGAGATTTTGTTCCTGCAAAAATTCCACAATGGATTGCAGAATCAGCAGATCCAAAAGAAGTACAAGAATATAAATTCAAAAAAGGTTTAAAAGAAATACATTCAAATCAAATGAGTTATCTATTTCCGTTTCATGCCACAGACATAATGTCATCAAATCTAATTTCAATAGAAATGAACAAAGATGTAAAACTTGCAATAACACTTATGATAAAATATGATATTAGCGGACTTCCGGTAGTACATAAATCAAAACTTGTGGGAATTGTAACCAAATCAGACATTGTCAATATATTGGCTGAATAG
- a CDS encoding universal stress protein — translation MFKNILVPFDLSSQSTRAFKVAVDVAKKYNSKIVILTCVEGDAWHHKYYDAKDDSELIKKQEKVSKKYLEKLELIAIKNKVSITSNIIASKSVIKDIVTFAKSRKHDLVVIGSHGRTGFDKLLLGSVANGVSQKIRCPVLIVK, via the coding sequence ATGTTTAAGAATATTCTTGTGCCTTTTGATCTATCTAGTCAATCTACAAGAGCCTTTAAAGTAGCAGTAGATGTTGCAAAAAAATATAATTCTAAAATTGTAATACTGACATGTGTTGAAGGTGATGCGTGGCATCACAAATATTATGACGCAAAAGATGATTCCGAATTAATTAAAAAACAAGAGAAGGTTTCAAAAAAGTATCTCGAAAAACTGGAATTAATTGCAATTAAAAATAAAGTCTCTATTACTTCCAATATTATTGCCTCAAAATCAGTGATTAAAGATATTGTTACATTTGCAAAATCTCGCAAGCATGATCTTGTTGTGATTGGCTCTCATGGGAGAACTGGTTTCGATAAGCTGCTTTTAGGCAGTGTTGCAAATGGTGTATCGCAAAAAATAAGATGTCCTGTACTTATTGTAAAGTAA
- a CDS encoding lactate dehydrogenase — MISIIGSGRVGTSIAFLCMSHVLDNVLLVNRNENKAIGESLDISNTIPFNSEFSIQGTSDYSKIMGSNIIIITASTGAYQNNRYENTISQATTIKDIAKKIKLYCPDAIVLVISNPLDVLTYVFQKETLFSRFKVIGIASSLDSSRFRYLISEKFSIPQSFISNALVLGEHGDSMVPIFSGVSVDGSKLSSILDVNEKITMTNNIRNYWKRLRAYKSRSQFGIAKQTYDVVEAIHNLKEITIPASIVLEGEYGESDVAMGVPVKINKNGVSEIQTLDLNESESILLKESSHIIKDQLRSVFSNF; from the coding sequence TTGATTTCAATTATAGGTAGCGGTCGAGTCGGAACTTCTATTGCATTTTTATGTATGTCTCATGTTTTAGACAATGTTTTACTAGTTAACCGTAATGAAAACAAAGCAATTGGGGAATCATTAGATATTTCTAATACGATTCCGTTTAATTCCGAGTTCTCCATTCAAGGAACATCAGATTATTCTAAAATCATGGGTTCTAATATTATCATAATCACCGCAAGCACTGGGGCATATCAAAATAATAGATATGAAAATACTATATCTCAGGCAACCACCATTAAAGATATTGCAAAAAAAATAAAACTATACTGTCCAGACGCCATTGTTTTAGTGATTTCAAATCCTCTTGATGTTTTAACATATGTTTTTCAAAAGGAAACTTTGTTTTCCAGATTCAAAGTAATTGGAATTGCTTCCAGTCTGGATTCAAGCAGATTTAGATACTTAATCTCAGAAAAATTTTCCATACCACAATCCTTTATTTCTAACGCGTTGGTTCTTGGCGAGCATGGTGACTCCATGGTTCCCATATTCTCAGGCGTTTCTGTTGATGGTAGTAAGTTGTCTTCTATACTTGACGTTAATGAAAAAATCACCATGACCAACAACATTCGAAACTATTGGAAAAGACTAAGAGCATATAAAAGCCGTTCTCAGTTTGGCATTGCCAAACAAACCTATGACGTAGTAGAAGCTATTCATAACTTAAAAGAAATTACCATACCTGCTTCTATCGTTCTTGAAGGAGAATATGGTGAGAGTGATGTAGCAATGGGAGTGCCTGTTAAAATCAATAAAAACGGTGTTTCTGAAATTCAAACTCTTGATCTTAATGAATCTGAATCAATATTATTAAAAGAATCATCACATATAATCAAAGATCAGTTAAGATCTGTTTTTTCTAATTTTTGA
- a CDS encoding sulfide-dependent adenosine diphosphate thiazole synthase, giving the protein MQKVTIAEQSSKIFTDVREVEITRAIANEFHEVLIDRADSDVIIIGAGPAGLTASRDLSNMGFKVLVIEQNNYLGGGYWLGGYMMNPVTVREPAQKFWDELGIPYKKVADGLYLTPGPHAVSKLIAAACDAGVKFLQLTKFDDLVLKNGRVTGIVVNWMPVSALPRNITCVDPVALEAKMIIDASGHDSVAVKRLVDRGLTKWKGMEPMHVNDGEEHVVHKTGEVYPGLVAAGMSVTETHGLARMGPTFGSMLYSGKKAAEITAAKIKELER; this is encoded by the coding sequence ATGCAAAAAGTAACCATTGCAGAGCAATCATCTAAAATATTTACAGATGTACGTGAAGTCGAAATTACACGTGCAATAGCAAACGAATTTCATGAGGTATTAATTGATAGAGCAGACTCCGATGTCATCATAATTGGTGCAGGACCTGCAGGGTTAACTGCAAGCAGAGACCTTTCTAATATGGGTTTCAAAGTTCTTGTCATTGAACAAAATAACTATCTGGGAGGAGGTTATTGGTTAGGTGGATATATGATGAATCCAGTAACTGTAAGAGAACCTGCGCAAAAATTTTGGGATGAATTAGGTATACCGTACAAAAAAGTTGCAGATGGATTATACTTAACGCCTGGACCTCATGCCGTATCAAAATTAATTGCAGCAGCTTGTGATGCAGGTGTAAAATTTCTTCAACTTACAAAATTTGATGATTTGGTATTAAAAAATGGTAGAGTGACAGGAATTGTTGTTAATTGGATGCCCGTTTCAGCACTACCACGTAATATTACCTGTGTTGATCCAGTTGCACTTGAAGCTAAAATGATTATTGATGCTTCAGGTCATGACTCTGTGGCTGTGAAGAGACTAGTTGATAGAGGCCTGACAAAATGGAAAGGAATGGAACCAATGCATGTTAATGATGGTGAAGAACATGTTGTACATAAAACAGGTGAAGTTTACCCCGGATTAGTTGCAGCAGGAATGTCAGTTACTGAAACTCACGGATTGGCTAGAATGGGACCTACATTTGGTTCGATGTTGTATTCTGGAAAAAAAGCAGCTGAGATTACGGCAGCAAAAATCAAAGAGTTAGAAAGATAA
- a CDS encoding nitrite/sulfite reductase, whose product MTSSDLKQYTPDSTKPKINWARIEEADNFAKTVKLFRQGKYDEASFRRFRLQHGAYGTRMTGDYAMVRIKLPAGEIYPNQFEKISQLSEQYSIGSAHFSTRENIQLHWVILEDVSEIFRGLSEVGLTSREACGNSVRNVMCSPLSGVCTNEEFDSTPYALATARFFLRNPMAQNLPRKFKFNFTCCEKHGMVRMVDVGLIPQIRNIDGSSQRGFKIFLGGGLGNKSYVGHQLEEFTPDEDLLYTSIAVMRIFDRLGDRKNLARNRMRYLVNDMGWEKFQNLVFKERAVVRATQSIITQLDVDLTPDKIKRPIRISDESGAPTPDGFARWVKTNTVKQSQTDYCSVFITLEAGDITASQLNALADIIREFSSEGKARCGFVQNVALRYVHEDDLPRLYSKLLEVGLAKSGALTMTAPIGCSGTTSCNLALTNSHRLAKEIQRKFLELKLDEDNDLSDSSIKISGCPNSCGQHGIATIGFFGGGGRVGKDMYPNYQMSLGGRSDGDTMLGVTCIRVPAKRVIPVILKIIETFKQNKKDDDTLKSWIHRIINGNEDSAIKSINDIKKILEPLIIPPTKENDPDFYLDYGSDTSYHTKTGKGECAA is encoded by the coding sequence TTGACGTCATCTGATCTTAAACAATATACACCAGATTCCACCAAACCCAAAATTAATTGGGCTAGAATTGAGGAAGCTGACAATTTTGCTAAAACTGTAAAACTGTTCCGCCAAGGAAAATATGATGAGGCTAGTTTTAGACGATTTAGACTTCAACATGGAGCATATGGTACCAGAATGACTGGGGATTATGCGATGGTCAGAATAAAACTACCTGCAGGGGAAATTTATCCAAATCAATTTGAAAAAATATCTCAACTCAGCGAACAGTATTCTATAGGCAGTGCACATTTTTCAACTAGAGAAAACATTCAACTTCATTGGGTAATTCTTGAGGATGTTTCAGAAATTTTTAGAGGCCTGTCTGAAGTAGGATTAACATCAAGAGAAGCATGTGGTAACTCTGTTAGAAATGTAATGTGCAGTCCATTATCAGGTGTTTGTACTAACGAAGAATTTGATTCAACTCCGTATGCACTTGCAACTGCAAGGTTCTTTTTAAGAAATCCAATGGCCCAAAACCTTCCACGTAAATTCAAATTTAATTTTACATGTTGTGAAAAACATGGGATGGTGAGAATGGTCGATGTAGGGTTAATTCCACAAATTCGAAATATTGATGGTTCATCCCAACGTGGTTTTAAGATATTTCTTGGGGGTGGACTGGGAAACAAATCTTATGTTGGACATCAATTGGAGGAATTTACTCCTGATGAAGATTTACTTTATACTTCTATTGCTGTAATGAGGATATTTGATAGGTTAGGAGATAGGAAAAATCTTGCAAGAAATAGAATGCGCTATCTGGTAAATGATATGGGATGGGAAAAATTTCAAAACCTTGTTTTCAAAGAACGTGCGGTGGTAAGAGCTACTCAATCCATAATAACTCAACTAGATGTTGACCTCACTCCAGATAAAATCAAACGACCGATTAGAATTTCTGATGAGAGTGGCGCACCCACACCAGACGGATTTGCTAGATGGGTAAAAACAAACACTGTTAAACAATCTCAAACTGATTACTGTTCTGTATTTATCACTCTAGAAGCAGGAGATATCACTGCAAGTCAACTTAATGCATTAGCTGATATTATTCGTGAATTTTCATCTGAGGGAAAGGCGAGATGTGGGTTTGTACAAAATGTTGCATTGCGATATGTTCATGAGGACGACTTACCACGCCTATATTCTAAACTACTTGAAGTTGGGCTAGCAAAATCGGGTGCATTAACCATGACGGCCCCTATTGGATGTTCTGGAACTACTTCATGTAATCTTGCTCTGACAAATTCTCACAGACTAGCAAAAGAAATTCAAAGAAAGTTTCTTGAACTAAAACTTGATGAAGATAACGATCTAAGTGATTCATCCATTAAGATTAGTGGGTGTCCTAATTCTTGCGGGCAACATGGAATTGCAACTATAGGATTCTTTGGCGGAGGGGGTCGTGTTGGGAAAGACATGTATCCAAATTATCAAATGTCTTTAGGCGGACGTTCTGACGGCGATACTATGTTGGGTGTAACATGTATTAGAGTTCCTGCAAAAAGAGTGATACCTGTAATTCTAAAAATTATTGAAACATTCAAACAAAACAAGAAAGATGATGATACTCTAAAATCATGGATTCATAGAATTATAAATGGAAATGAAGATTCGGCTATAAAATCCATTAATGATATTAAAAAAATATTGGAGCCACTGATCATTCCACCTACAAAAGAAAACGATCCGGACTTTTATCTGGACTATGGTAGCGATACAAGTTATCATACAAAAACCGGAAAGGGTGAATGTGCTGCTTGA
- a CDS encoding rhodanese-like domain-containing protein: MCCLTESGKITTDVDSLRSEIRDKSVRVIDVRREGDYKQSHIPTSVNLPLATLLSDDSPEQVLKIVTSMGIDDELPVVVYDDTFGALASRVAWTLEYIGHSNVTLLETTYSHWKSLGLETDSQIPDIQSKEHSMHLHPEILATSDYLENAKTKDNVILVDNRERLNFLEQHIPNAINIPYRTLATKDKILRSKDDMKRLFDNRGITGDSEIITYCGSVGTLSGLAYYALKSVGLPNTKLYVRSFKEWKNLQKPTEKQEDANYWDLSAE; this comes from the coding sequence ATGTGCTGCTTGACAGAATCAGGCAAAATCACAACAGATGTTGATTCTTTACGATCAGAAATTAGAGATAAAAGTGTGAGAGTAATTGATGTTAGAAGAGAAGGAGATTACAAACAAAGTCATATCCCTACTTCTGTAAATTTACCTTTAGCAACTCTCTTATCTGATGATAGTCCTGAACAAGTTTTAAAAATTGTAACTTCAATGGGTATTGATGATGAACTCCCAGTAGTTGTCTACGACGATACATTTGGTGCTTTGGCTTCAAGAGTTGCTTGGACATTAGAATACATAGGACATTCTAATGTAACATTGCTTGAAACTACATACAGTCATTGGAAATCCCTGGGATTAGAAACGGATTCTCAAATTCCTGACATTCAAAGTAAAGAGCATTCTATGCATTTACATCCCGAAATATTGGCCACCTCTGATTATTTAGAAAATGCAAAAACAAAAGATAATGTAATTTTAGTAGATAATCGAGAGCGATTGAATTTTCTTGAACAACATATACCAAATGCCATTAACATTCCTTATCGAACTCTGGCAACAAAAGATAAGATTTTGCGTTCCAAAGACGATATGAAAAGATTATTTGATAATCGAGGCATCACTGGGGATTCAGAGATAATCACTTACTGTGGTAGTGTGGGTACATTGTCAGGTTTGGCATACTATGCCTTGAAATCTGTAGGACTACCAAATACAAAATTATACGTTCGTTCTTTTAAGGAATGGAAAAATCTTCAGAAACCCACAGAAAAACAAGAAGATGCAAATTATTGGGATTTATCTGCAGAGTAA
- a CDS encoding tetratricopeptide repeat protein, whose amino-acid sequence MKKLFRKKSEKVAEKPEKIAKEETSIVDSDYNRKKLFKRGINLMADEKLEEAIEVFEQALRIDPNNIETLMKLGYARFHIDDHSEALKIYDRILDIDVTNPEAWNLKGLVHYEQKNYSKALDAVQKAIESDPTYGMAWYNQACFLSLLNQVPESLESLKRSIEIDVKNARKSIRDKDFMNVKIEEGFKRIQEVVVLESIRQGYHTLGAIVWTTFLDKADADNALKKLLEKGLIVQNEKRDGLSKIPIYDLAPNVAEKIGKEKKGLFGITKKTLPKPVKNLKELSQAIHAVKESIEGEDIEKTIEIFDVFIDPAKSGEQMIENFFDEHREIRLWKIRLKDRGKDYLIENKDKMLVLFDNIEGTVTKKLRNEISS is encoded by the coding sequence GTGAAAAAATTATTTAGAAAAAAATCAGAGAAAGTAGCAGAGAAACCAGAGAAGATCGCTAAAGAAGAGACAAGTATTGTTGATTCAGATTACAATCGTAAAAAATTATTCAAACGTGGAATCAATTTAATGGCAGATGAAAAACTTGAAGAAGCCATAGAAGTTTTTGAACAGGCATTAAGAATTGATCCTAATAACATAGAAACTCTGATGAAATTGGGGTATGCCCGATTCCACATTGATGATCATAGTGAGGCATTGAAAATATACGACAGAATTTTAGACATAGATGTAACAAATCCCGAAGCATGGAATCTAAAAGGATTAGTCCATTATGAACAGAAAAATTATTCTAAAGCATTAGATGCAGTTCAGAAGGCAATAGAATCAGATCCAACATATGGGATGGCATGGTATAATCAAGCATGTTTCTTATCTTTGTTAAATCAAGTACCAGAATCATTAGAGTCATTAAAACGCTCAATTGAGATTGATGTTAAAAATGCAAGAAAATCAATTAGAGATAAGGATTTCATGAATGTGAAAATTGAAGAAGGTTTCAAAAGAATTCAAGAAGTTGTTGTTTTAGAATCTATTAGACAAGGATATCATACATTAGGTGCAATTGTTTGGACAACATTTTTAGACAAAGCTGATGCAGATAACGCTTTAAAGAAATTATTAGAAAAAGGATTAATTGTTCAAAATGAAAAACGTGATGGTCTAAGTAAAATTCCAATTTATGATCTTGCACCAAATGTTGCAGAAAAAATTGGTAAAGAAAAGAAAGGTTTGTTTGGAATTACAAAAAAGACATTACCAAAACCTGTTAAAAATTTGAAAGAACTAAGCCAAGCTATACATGCCGTTAAAGAATCTATTGAAGGAGAAGACATTGAAAAAACCATCGAGATTTTTGATGTGTTCATAGATCCTGCAAAATCAGGAGAACAAATGATTGAAAATTTCTTTGATGAACATAGAGAGATTAGATTATGGAAAATACGATTGAAAGATAGGGGCAAAGACTATTTGATTGAAAATAAAGACAAGATGTTGGTTCTGTTTGATAATATAGAAGGTACTGTTACGAAAAAACTCCGGAATGAAATTTCCTCTTAA
- a CDS encoding collagen-like protein: MSSQPRIEIQGQAPFKQSGVYEVQIAITESKPSDEVIRTKQFSSLWKGNFHLRVKEGMFSETLGSPSNPLPSAIASLDKIWIIVNDQFSSLHSVFVVPLARSSPSQTETKSIEDQPVKRSTKTSTESSHSYGSRGPEGQPGPPGDKGPTGVIGPPGDKGPQGPIGPPGDKGPQGPIGPPGPIGDKGVTGDKGVTGDKGVTGDKGVTGDKGVTGDKGDKGDKGVTGPIGEKGDKGPTGQIGDKGPTGLKGPIGEKGDKGPTGLSGDKGPTGLRGSPGEKGDKGPQGVIGDKGPTGLTGPTGDKGSTGLSGVQGEKGTQGPSGPIGDKGEKGPIGEKGLQGPTGLSGDKGLTGSTGPIGDKGDKGPQGPIGEKGPTGQTGPSGEKGLQGPQGSAGAKGLTGVPGPQGEKGDKGQQGPIGEKGVKGAEGPIGEKGSQGAQGPQGPAGAKGLTGVPGPQGEKGDKGPQGPIGEKGPTGQTGPSGEKGPQGPQGPQGERGPTGPSGEKGPQGPQGIQGPQGERGPTGSIGPSGDQGPVGGQGPVGPPGPRGPPGPPGEKGPSGGMSPEQKALFKDLLEILTNKNMISTEEQIKLMSYLY; this comes from the coding sequence GTGTCATCTCAGCCACGAATAGAAATTCAAGGACAGGCACCTTTCAAGCAATCAGGTGTCTACGAAGTCCAAATTGCAATTACTGAAAGTAAGCCTTCAGATGAGGTAATCCGAACAAAGCAATTCTCGTCTTTATGGAAAGGTAATTTTCATCTTCGGGTCAAAGAAGGGATGTTTTCTGAAACCCTTGGATCTCCATCTAATCCACTTCCTTCAGCAATTGCAAGTCTGGATAAAATTTGGATTATAGTCAATGATCAATTCTCTTCATTACATTCTGTATTTGTTGTCCCTTTAGCAAGATCATCGCCATCTCAAACAGAAACTAAATCTATCGAGGATCAACCAGTCAAGCGTTCTACGAAAACAAGTACTGAGTCTTCTCATTCCTATGGAAGTAGAGGTCCTGAAGGTCAACCTGGTCCACCAGGAGATAAAGGTCCGACTGGAGTTATTGGTCCACCAGGAGATAAAGGTCCGCAGGGTCCAATTGGTCCACCAGGAGATAAAGGTCCGCAGGGTCCAATTGGTCCACCAGGTCCAATTGGAGATAAAGGAGTTACAGGAGATAAAGGAGTTACAGGAGATAAAGGAGTTACAGGAGATAAAGGAGTTACAGGAGATAAAGGAGTTACAGGAGATAAAGGAGATAAAGGAGATAAAGGAGTTACAGGTCCAATTGGAGAGAAAGGCGATAAAGGTCCAACAGGACAAATAGGCGATAAAGGTCCAACAGGATTGAAAGGTCCAATTGGAGAGAAAGGCGATAAAGGTCCAACAGGATTATCGGGTGACAAAGGTCCAACAGGATTAAGAGGGTCTCCAGGAGAAAAAGGGGATAAAGGTCCGCAGGGAGTTATTGGTGATAAAGGTCCAACAGGATTAACAGGTCCAACAGGTGATAAAGGTTCAACAGGATTATCTGGTGTTCAAGGAGAAAAAGGGACTCAAGGTCCATCAGGTCCAATTGGGGATAAAGGCGAAAAAGGTCCAATTGGAGAGAAAGGTCTGCAGGGTCCAACAGGATTATCTGGAGATAAAGGATTAACAGGTTCCACAGGTCCAATTGGGGATAAAGGCGATAAAGGTCCGCAGGGTCCAATTGGAGAGAAAGGTCCAACAGGACAAACAGGACCTTCGGGAGAGAAAGGTCTGCAGGGTCCGCAGGGTTCTGCAGGAGCTAAAGGGTTAACAGGAGTACCAGGACCACAAGGCGAAAAAGGCGATAAAGGTCAGCAGGGTCCAATTGGAGAGAAAGGCGTTAAAGGTGCTGAAGGACCAATCGGAGAGAAAGGTTCGCAGGGAGCACAAGGTCCGCAGGGTCCTGCAGGAGCTAAAGGGTTAACAGGAGTACCAGGACCACAAGGCGAAAAAGGCGATAAAGGTCCGCAGGGTCCAATTGGAGAGAAAGGTCCAACAGGACAAACAGGACCTTCGGGAGAGAAAGGTCCGCAGGGTCCGCAGGGTCCGCAGGGAGAACGTGGTCCAACAGGACCTTCGGGAGAGAAAGGTCCGCAGGGTCCGCAGGGGATTCAAGGTCCGCAGGGAGAACGTGGTCCAACAGGTTCTATTGGGCCTAGCGGTGATCAAGGCCCAGTAGGAGGACAAGGTCCAGTAGGTCCGCCAGGTCCAAGAGGTCCGCCAGGTCCGCCAGGAGAAAAAGGTCCATCAGGTGGAATGTCTCCCGAACAAAAAGCACTTTTCAAAGATTTGTTAGAAATTCTAACAAATAAAAATATGATTTCAACGGAAGAACAAATTAAATTGATGAGTTATCTTTATTGA